The genomic interval GCGCCGGGCACTGCCGCTGGCCAGGTCCGTCAGTTGTTGGCGCTGGTCCAGACCATAGAAGTAGGCCACGGACAACAAAATAATGAGCGCCAGCAGGGCAGTTGCCAGCAGCGCAACGAGCATAGAGCCGAGCGCCAGCCTCCAGCGAATGCTGTGCCACCAGTGCGTACGCATCGTTCTCGCCCCCTTTCTCTCACTTACGCAGGCTACCGCTCACGATTCACCGCCTGACTGACTCTGCCAACGGCCCTCTTCCGTTGTCCGTTGACACAACTCGCCTCGCCTCGCCTAGCGTGTTCCTTTGAGGGCGCCAGTGGCGTCAAATTTGTAGCCAACGCGCCAGACGGTCTTGATGTAGCGCCTCTCGGCATTGGTTTCAATCTTCTTGCGCAGGGCGCTGATGTGGACGTCAATGATGTGACCATCCCCCAGGTAGTCGTAGCCCCAGACTTTGTTCATGAGCATCTCACGGGTAAAGACGCGATCGGGCGAGCGCGCCAGCAGAGCGAGCAGGTCGAACTCGGTCGGAGTGAGGGCAACTTCGCGCCCGTCAACTTCAACGCGCCGCGCGGGCAGATCAATGGTCAGGCCGGGGAAGCGCAGCACTTCGCTTTCGCGCTTCTCCTGGCCACCATTGCCCTCGCTACCGCCTCCGCTGGTGCGACGCAGGATGGCCCGCACGCGACTGACCAGCTCACGCGGGCTGAAGGGCTTGACCAGGTAATCGTCGGCTCCGAGGTCCAGACCCCGAATGCGATCGTCTTCGTCACCACGGGCCGTCAGGATGAGAATAGGTGTGGAGGACCAGGAACGAATGCGACGACAGACTTCGAAGCCGTCCAGCCCCGGCAGCATGATGTCGAGAATGACCAGGTCCGGCTTCTCGCGGGCGTGGAGGGCCAACCCATCCGCCGCATCGTGGGCCGCGACGACACTGTAGCCCGCATCTTTGAGGTACAGATTGAGTAAATGGATGATACCCTCTTCGTCTTCTATGATGAGGATTTTCTGTGCCATTGCTCGCTGCTGCGCGCTCCGCTCTCAGCTGGCCGCCGCGCTCCCGCCTGGTTTGCCCCACCCAGGGGAACGGATTGGGAGCGCCAGGGTCGGCGGCGCGCCGGAACGCGCGACCTCCTGTCCGTTAGATAATAGTATCATATGCTCTTCCTGCCAGCCGGCCCTTGAGCCGGCGGCTCCCTTCCTCTCTGCCAATCTTGAGCAAATCTTGAGCTTCTCATTGAGGACTTCTTTATCTCTGAGCGCTATGATACTTAGCGCCAGGGAGAGCGAGCGGATGCCAGAGAAAGTAGATGGGGCTCGCTCCCTTCCTCATGTGCCCCAGGCACTGACTGAGCATGTCTGTCTTGTTTGTGCT from Thermogemmatispora onikobensis carries:
- a CDS encoding response regulator transcription factor; translation: MAQKILIIEDEEGIIHLLNLYLKDAGYSVVAAHDAADGLALHAREKPDLVILDIMLPGLDGFEVCRRIRSWSSTPILILTARGDEDDRIRGLDLGADDYLVKPFSPRELVSRVRAILRRTSGGGSEGNGGQEKRESEVLRFPGLTIDLPARRVEVDGREVALTPTEFDLLALLARSPDRVFTREMLMNKVWGYDYLGDGHIIDVHISALRKKIETNAERRYIKTVWRVGYKFDATGALKGTR